TCCGGGCAACTCGCTTGTGTGCGGCGCTATTTATCTTTGCGGGCTTCGCCGCGTTTTGGATTTTTATGCTATTCGGCCTGTTTCCCCAGCCCACCAGCGCGGCGGCGTCTTGCCGGGCAAAAAAACACCAGTACAATGGGCAGACGCTGAATTCTCCCTTCTGTTAGCAGGCCGCCATGATCGTCATAAAAACCTTTTTCCTGAGCCTGCTGTGCATCACGCTGCTCTCCCTTGCCGTCAGCCTTGCTCAGGCAATGCACCAGCGGGACACGCGCACGCAGCACGGGTGGTGGGATGCCCGGCGTGATTCTGCCGGTATTGCGCCTGATGCGCGCATAAATGCCCAACTTGCTATCGTGCAGGTTTATGCCGCACCTACCTGGGGCTGGAAAGGGGCGGTGGCGGTGCATCCATGGATCATTTTCAAACGCGCCGGGGAAACACATTATAACCGCTACGAGGTGATTAGCTGGGGCGCAGGCGATAAGGTGCGGCGTAACAGTAATATTCCCGATGGCTACTGGTACGGCGCACAGCCGCGCTTGCTGGTCGATCACCGTGGCCCGCAGGCCGAAGCGATGATCCCGCAGATTGAAGCGGCGATTGCCTCTTACCCGTGGCCGCAGACCTACCACGCCTGGCCTGGGCCGAACAGCAATACTTTTCTCGCGCATATCGGGCGCGAAGTCCCGGCGCTGAAGCTGGATCTGCCCGCCAATGCGGTCGGCAAAGATTTCCGCTCGCTGCGCAATCCGATTGGCCTGCCACCTTCCGGGCGCGGCGTGCAGGTCTCTCTGCTCGGTGTCGCAGGCGTAACGCTGGGGGCGGAAGAGGGGTTTGAACTCAATCTGCTGGGGCTGAATGTTGGGCTGGGTTTCACGCCGCTGCGCCTGCGTCTGCCGTTTATTGGCGGTCTCGGCAGCGACAATTTG
The Kosakonia oryzae genome window above contains:
- a CDS encoding DUF3750 domain-containing protein is translated as MIVIKTFFLSLLCITLLSLAVSLAQAMHQRDTRTQHGWWDARRDSAGIAPDARINAQLAIVQVYAAPTWGWKGAVAVHPWIIFKRAGETHYNRYEVISWGAGDKVRRNSNIPDGYWYGAQPRLLVDHRGPQAEAMIPQIEAAIASYPWPQTYHAWPGPNSNTFLAHIGREVPALKLDLPANAVGKDFRSLRNPIGLPPSGRGVQVSLLGVAGVTLGAEEGFELNLLGLNVGLGFTPLRLRLPFIGGLGSDNLQKETAERAP